The following proteins are encoded in a genomic region of Anolis carolinensis isolate JA03-04 unplaced genomic scaffold, rAnoCar3.1.pri scaffold_12, whole genome shotgun sequence:
- the LOC100562316 gene encoding diacylglycerol kinase delta: MAERLAPEPPAMDRLSPASAAGGGLEAAGEESSDSEGEQEGGGGGASSHKLIRKVSTSGQMRTKKSVKEGLLLKQTSSFQRWKRRYFKLRGRTLYYAKDSKSLIFDEVDLSDASVAETSIKNINNSFTVITPFRKLILCAENRKEMEDWIGALKSVQKWEVNEASQFNMEHFSGMHNWYACSHARPTFCNVCREALSGVTSHGLSCEVCKFKAHKRCAVRATNNCKWTTLASIGNDIIEDEDGVAMPHQWLEGNLPVSARCAVCDKTCGSVRRLQDLRCLWCKAIVHSACKEQLGKKCPLGQYKVSIIPPTALNSIDSDGFWKATCPSSCSSPLLAFVNSKSGDNQGVKFLRKFKQFLNPAQVFDLMNGGPHLGLRLFQKFSTFRILVCGGDGSVGWVLSEIDSLGLHKQCQLGVLPLGTGNDLARVLGWGSLCDDDTQLLQVLEKLERATTKMLDRWSVLTYEAPKQSPPAIKEEENEDSNMQAHISQYADSVALHLAKILESDKHSVVISSAKFLCGTVNDFVADVGKAYERTTDSKQEADTMARKCAMLNEKLDSLVRELNEESQATVLPEGTPPPSALPSPGATDNDSKEGPFHPSPVPRIFKSKEQLMLRANSLKKALRQIIEQTEKAVDEQNKQTQAYRSISAAGKKDSNEDFNKETEKLKSRRDTVISTTSSIILDRPESFSAVHFAEDPSAIQFSERCVMNNYFGIGLDAKISLEFNNKRDEHPKKCSSRTKNMMWYGVLGTKELLQRTYKNLEQRVQLECDGVPISLPSLQGIAVLNIPSYAGGINFWGGTKEDSNFGAPSFDDKKLEVVAVFGSIQMAVSRVINLQHHRIAQCRMVKITIRGDEGVPVQVDGEAWIQPPGMIKIQHKNRAQMLTRDRAFESTLKSWEHKQKGEGYRSSSRHRLSSQQSMEYLTDEEQAQMQQLAQDTETLIDRIREAAKTHRAIEQELAHAVNASSLALSETLPNKNSSGGTEPLLFLSRSSAVELSASVKALYTETRAFLEGKLQLDSPQQEEGLRHALSSVSQELRRLSEIHWMAPIISSTEEGISQEASGAANKGSLKLRINLAKPKKEKLQKHRSSGVAPVENWGPEEVVAWLEALDLGEYKETFLRHDIQGAELILLERKDLKDLGVSKVGHLKRILQGIKDAASQQ; this comes from the exons AAAAGTGTGAAGGAAGGTCTCCTGTTGAAGCAGACAAGCTCCTTCCAGAGGTGGAAGCGGAGATACTTCAAGCTGCGCGGACGGACTCTCTACTACGCCAAGGACTCCAAG TCCCTGATCTTCGATGAAGTGGACCTGTCCGATGCCAGTGTGGCAGAAACCAGCATCAAGAACATCAACAACAGCTTCACG GTGATCACGCCTTTCCGGAAACTCATCCTCTGCGCAGAGAACCGGAAGGAGATGGAAGACTGGATCGGGGCCCTGAAGTCTGTCCAAAAATGGGAAGTCAATGAG GCCTCCCAGTTCAACATGGAGCACTTTTCCGGCATGCACAACTGGTATGCCTGTTCCCATGCGCGCCCCACCTTCTGCAACGTCTGCCGTGAAGCCCTCTCCGGCGTCACGTCCCACGGCCTCTCCTGCGAAG TCTGCAAATTCAAAGCCCACAAGCGCTGTGCAGTCAGAGCCACTAACAACTGCAAGTGGACCACGCTGGCCTCCATTGGGAATGACATCATTGAGGATGAAGACGGG GTGGCCATGCCCCACCAGTGGCTGGAGGGGAACCTGCCCGTGAGCGCCCGCTGTGCCGTCTGCGACAAGACCTGCGGGAGCGTGCGGAGGCTGCAGGACCTGCGCTGCCTCTGGTGCAAGGCCATT GTGCACAGCGCTTGCAAGGAGCAGCTGGGGAAGAAGTGCCCTTTGGGGCAGTATAAGGTCTCCATCATCCCCCCCACTGCCCTCAATAGCATTGACTCGGACG GGTTCTGGAAGGCTACCTGCCCCTCTTCCTGCTCCAGTCCACTGCTGGCCTTTGTCAACTCCAAGAGTGGAGACAACCAGGGCGTCAAATTCCTCCGCAAGTTTAAGCAGTTCCTCAACCCAGCACAAGTCTTTGACCTGATGAATGGGGGACCACACTTGGG GCTGCGTCTCTTTCAGAAGTTCTCCACTTTCCGCATCTTGGTCTGTGGAGGTGATGGCAGCGTTGGATGGGTGCTCTCAGAAATTGATTCCCTGGGGCTCCACAAGCAG TGCCAGCTTGGTGTGTTGCCCTTGGGAACGGGGAACGACTTGGCCCGGGTCCTGGGATGGGGCAGCCTGTGCGATGACGACACACAGCTGCTTCAGGTCCTGGAGAAGCTGGAGCGAGCCACCACCAAAATGCTGGACAG GTGGAGTGTCCTGACCTACGAAGCCCCCAAACAGTCCCCGCCAGCCATCAAAGAAGAGGAGAACGAGGACTCCAACATGCAG GCTCACATTTCCCAGTATGCCGATTCGGTGGCCCTCCATTTGGCTAAGATCTTGGAGTCGGACAAACACTCAGTGGTGATTTCCTCTGCAAA GTTCCTCTGTGGGACAGTCAATGACTTTGTGGCTGACGTTGGCAAAGCATACGAGCGGACGACCGACAGCAAGCAGGAAGCGGACACCATGGCGCGGAAG TGTGCCATGCTCAATGAGAAACTGGACTCTCTGGTTCGGGAGCTGAACGAAGAGTCCCAGGCCACTGTGCTTCCCGAAGGCACCCCTCCGCCCTCCGCCCTGCCCAGCCCAGGCGCAACGGACAATGACAGCAAGGAGGGCCCCTTCCATCCGAGCCCCGTGCCCAGGATCTTCAAGTCCAAGGAGCAGCTCATGCTCAGAGCCAACAGCCTCAAGAAGGCCCTGCGGCAGATCATTGAACAGACGGAGAAAG CTGTGGATGAGCAGAACAAGCAAACCCAAGCTTATCGGAGCATCTCAGCAGCCGGCAAGAAGGACAGCAACGAGGATTTCAACAAAGAGACAGAGAAACTCA AGTCCCGCCGGGACACAGTCATCTCCACCACGTCCTCCATCATCCTGGACAGGCCAGAGAGCTTCAGCGCTGTCCATTTTGCAGAGGACCCCAGTGCCAT ACAATTCTCCGAAAGATGCGTCATGAATAATTATTTTGGCATCGGCCTGGACGCAAAGATCTCCCTGGAGTTCAACAACAAGAGGGACGAGCATCCAAAAAAATGCAG CAGCCGCACAAAGAACATGATGTGGTACGGAGTCCTGGGGACAAAGGAGCTGCTCCAGAGGACGTACAAGAACCTGGAGCAGCGGGTCCAGCTGGAG TGTGACGGGGTGCCCATTTCCTTGCCCAGCCTGCAAGGCATTGCTGTGCTGAACATCCCTAGCTATGCAGGAGGCATCAACTTCTGGGGAGGCACCAAAGAGGACAGC AACTTTGGGGCCCCCTCGTTTGACGACAAGAAGCTGGAGGTGGTGGCCGTCTTTGGCAGCATCCAGATGGCTGTCTCACGGGTCATCAACTTGCAGCATCACCGCATCGCTCAG TGCCGGATGGTGAAGATCACGATTCGGGGTGACGAGGGGGTCCCAGTTCAAGTTGATGGGGAAGCGTGGATCCAGCCCCCGGGAATGATCAAGATCCAGCACAAGAACCGGGCCCAGATGCTGACCAGAGACAGG GCCTTTGAGAGCACCCTCAAGTCCTGGGAGCACAAGCAGAAGGGCGAGGGCTACCGCTCCTCCTCCCGACACCGGCTCAGCTCCCAGCAGTCCATGGAGTATCTGACGGACGAGGAGCAGGCACAGATGCAGCAGCTGGCCCAAGACACAGAGACACTCATTGACAG GATCCGTGAGGCTGCCAAGACCCACCGCGCCATTGAGCAGGAGCTGGCGCATGCTGTGAATGCCAGCTCCTTGGCGCTGAGTGAAACGCTTCCCAACAAGAACAGCAGCGGTGGAAccgag CCACTTCTGTTCCTGAGCCGGAGCTCCGCCGTGGAGCTGTCTGCCAGCGTCAAAGCCCTTTACACCGAAACCCGGGCTTTTCTGGAAGGGAAACTG CAACTGGACTCCCCTCAGCAGGAGGAAGGCCTGCGCCATGCCCTGAGCTCCGTCAGTCAAGAGCTGCGAAGGCTCTCCGAAATACACTGGATGGCCCCCATCATCAGCTCCACCGAAGAG GGCATCAGTCAGGAAGCATCTGGCGCCGCCAACAAGGGCAGCCTGAAGCTGCGGATCAACCTGGCAAAGCCCAAGAAGGAGAAGCTGCAGAAGCACCGCTCCAGCGGAGTCGCTCCAG TGGAGAACTGGGGCCCAGAGGAAGTGGTGGCTTGGCTGGAGGCACTCGACTTGGGGGAATACAAGGAGACCTTCCTGCGCCACGACATTCAGGGTGCGGAGCTGATCCTGTTGGAGAGGAAGGACTTGAAG